The Aureitalea marina genome includes a window with the following:
- a CDS encoding amidohydrolase, protein MKKLILSAGLVAFISPLLIQAQNNWEDDFQQIESKVIEWRRHFHQNPELSNREFNTANKIADHLRSLGMEVETGIAKTGVVGILKGSKKGKVVALRADIDALPVTERNDLPFRSQVSTEFLGQETGVMHACGHDTHTAILMGVAEVLSKHKDQIQGTVKFIFQPAEEGPPPGEEGGAKLMIKEGVLKNPDVDAIFGLHINSGTPVGDIRYKPGGTMAAVERFVVTVEGKQTHGSAPWTGVDPIYISAKIIDGFQSIISRESPLVNEAAVITVGKITAGVRFNIIPESAEMIGTVRTLDPTMRSMIMRRMNEMAEGIAKTYGGKASIEWQNNTVITYNDPELTAQMLPSLQRVAGADNVVLTKATTGGEDFSYFQEEVPGFYFFLGGMTPGNEQPFPHHTPDFYIDESGLLLGVKALTQLSMDYLNAQ, encoded by the coding sequence ATGAAGAAGCTAATTCTATCCGCAGGTCTTGTTGCATTCATTTCCCCATTGCTGATTCAGGCACAAAACAATTGGGAAGATGACTTTCAGCAGATCGAATCTAAAGTAATCGAGTGGCGACGGCATTTTCACCAGAACCCGGAATTGTCGAACAGAGAATTCAATACCGCCAACAAGATTGCCGACCACCTCAGATCGCTAGGAATGGAGGTCGAAACCGGAATTGCAAAAACAGGCGTAGTGGGAATTCTAAAAGGGAGCAAAAAAGGGAAAGTGGTGGCCTTACGGGCAGACATCGATGCCCTACCGGTTACCGAACGGAATGACCTACCCTTCCGCAGTCAAGTGTCAACGGAATTTCTGGGGCAGGAAACCGGAGTGATGCACGCCTGCGGACACGATACGCACACAGCCATCCTAATGGGTGTAGCTGAAGTGCTCTCCAAGCACAAAGATCAGATCCAAGGAACGGTTAAGTTCATTTTCCAACCGGCCGAGGAAGGACCACCACCGGGAGAAGAAGGTGGTGCCAAATTGATGATCAAAGAGGGTGTACTCAAGAATCCCGATGTGGACGCAATCTTTGGCCTGCATATCAACTCAGGCACCCCTGTAGGTGATATTCGATACAAACCCGGTGGTACTATGGCTGCTGTAGAGCGTTTCGTGGTCACTGTAGAAGGGAAACAAACCCACGGATCAGCTCCCTGGACTGGTGTTGATCCTATTTATATATCTGCCAAGATCATCGATGGCTTTCAGTCTATAATCAGCCGAGAGTCCCCGCTGGTAAACGAGGCTGCCGTAATTACCGTCGGTAAGATCACCGCGGGAGTCCGGTTCAACATCATTCCGGAAAGTGCGGAAATGATCGGAACTGTCCGAACATTGGACCCAACTATGCGGTCCATGATCATGAGGAGAATGAACGAAATGGCCGAAGGAATAGCCAAGACTTATGGAGGCAAGGCCAGTATAGAATGGCAAAACAATACGGTAATCACCTATAACGATCCGGAACTGACAGCCCAAATGCTTCCCAGTTTACAGAGGGTCGCCGGTGCAGATAACGTTGTTCTGACAAAGGCTACCACGGGGGGTGAAGACTTCAGTTATTTCCAAGAAGAAGTCCCCGGCTTCTATTTCTTTCTGGGAGGAATGACCCCTGGGAATGAGCAGCCTTTCCCGCATCACACACCAGATTTTTATATAGACGAAAGCGGATTGCTATTGGGTGTCAAGGCACTTACACAGCTATCCATGGATTACTTGAATGCACAATAA
- a CDS encoding M1 family metallopeptidase, which translates to MGPRCLLLLFVFFGVVSHAQQLDIVDFIRITADLEIDRSEKSVKGQVQLTAMIKQPVDSIYLDANEMEILSVTSPGISVRSSEGKIWIIGSFRADRQLDISFSYRATPSQTLYFFGDQVWSQGQGKYTSHWLPSLDDMNDKVEFDLSFTINDEDGFMDIVSNGNEIKRIRENGQLTVGFDMEKPMSSYLVAVAAGPFQRQEFDSGSGINNKLYYLQEDEVYFESTYRWSREIFDFLEEEIGMAYPWTDYKQVPVRDFLYAGMENTTATLFSQAFVTDSIGFADRNYVNVNAHELAHQWFGNLVTETSGDHHWLHEGFASYYALQAEKKLFGSEYYYWKLLQSAEQLQLLSDEGKGQSLLDPGASSLTFYEKGAWALHQLRTLVGDESFKAAILKYLTDHSYGNVSTSDFIAAVKANTLVDIDPWYRNWLEQSAFPAEEAYNVLKQEKIVQQYFEVSALRAKPLAEKQKDLERFLSIPDDYSGQEAIYQLSGEVGPKVRELYRIGLSSGNLMVRQAVALSLERIPDPLKEDYETLLEDPSYVTREAALYHLWYSFPLDRQRFLDKMDGQMGFQNRSLRQLWLVLALATTDYRQGNRGALIKELRDYTMPDYSFEIREGALEYLHQLQAHDDQSLKSLVDACMHPNWRFRKAARGMLKEAIGTPAYRTKLVEMLGRLKEDQKKYLESVLGE; encoded by the coding sequence ATGGGGCCCCGCTGTCTTCTTCTACTATTCGTCTTTTTCGGAGTGGTATCACATGCTCAGCAGCTTGATATAGTCGATTTTATCAGAATCACGGCTGATCTGGAGATCGATCGATCGGAAAAATCGGTTAAAGGGCAGGTTCAGTTAACTGCTATGATCAAACAGCCGGTGGATTCCATTTATCTGGACGCCAACGAAATGGAGATACTGAGTGTGACCTCACCCGGAATCTCGGTAAGGTCATCCGAAGGCAAAATATGGATCATTGGGAGTTTCCGGGCAGACCGGCAGCTAGACATAAGTTTTTCATACCGGGCAACTCCATCCCAAACGCTTTATTTTTTTGGTGATCAGGTCTGGAGTCAGGGACAGGGGAAATATACTTCTCATTGGTTACCATCACTTGATGATATGAACGATAAGGTCGAATTTGACCTCAGCTTCACCATAAATGACGAAGATGGGTTCATGGATATTGTCTCTAATGGGAACGAAATAAAGCGAATTCGAGAAAACGGACAACTGACTGTAGGTTTCGATATGGAAAAGCCCATGTCCAGTTACCTAGTGGCAGTTGCCGCGGGACCTTTCCAACGTCAGGAATTCGATTCAGGTTCAGGCATCAACAATAAATTATACTATTTACAAGAGGACGAAGTTTATTTTGAATCTACTTACAGGTGGTCTCGGGAGATCTTTGATTTCCTGGAAGAGGAGATCGGGATGGCTTATCCCTGGACTGACTACAAACAGGTTCCCGTCCGTGACTTTCTCTATGCGGGAATGGAAAATACAACGGCTACGCTATTTTCTCAGGCCTTTGTGACAGATTCCATCGGCTTTGCAGATCGAAATTATGTCAATGTAAACGCTCACGAGCTGGCCCATCAGTGGTTTGGAAATCTGGTAACCGAGACTTCTGGTGATCATCATTGGTTGCATGAGGGGTTTGCTAGCTACTATGCCCTCCAGGCAGAAAAGAAGCTCTTTGGTTCAGAATACTACTATTGGAAATTGCTACAGTCTGCAGAACAACTACAGCTGTTAAGTGACGAGGGTAAAGGTCAGTCCTTGCTGGATCCAGGAGCTTCATCGCTCACCTTTTACGAAAAGGGTGCCTGGGCACTGCATCAGTTAAGAACCTTAGTGGGCGATGAGTCCTTTAAGGCAGCTATATTGAAGTATCTGACTGATCATAGTTATGGCAATGTGAGTACTTCCGATTTCATAGCTGCGGTTAAGGCCAATACCCTGGTAGATATTGATCCTTGGTACCGTAACTGGTTGGAACAGTCTGCCTTCCCAGCGGAAGAAGCCTATAATGTCCTCAAACAAGAGAAGATAGTCCAACAATATTTTGAGGTCAGTGCCTTAAGAGCTAAACCATTGGCGGAGAAACAGAAGGACCTGGAGCGATTCCTTTCCATTCCGGATGATTACAGCGGTCAGGAAGCCATTTATCAGTTATCTGGCGAGGTAGGGCCTAAGGTAAGAGAACTGTACAGGATCGGTCTTAGCAGTGGAAACCTGATGGTCAGACAGGCCGTTGCGCTGAGCCTGGAACGAATCCCAGATCCTTTGAAGGAGGATTATGAAACATTATTGGAGGATCCTTCCTATGTTACCAGAGAGGCTGCCTTGTACCATTTGTGGTATAGTTTTCCGCTCGACAGGCAGCGTTTTCTGGACAAAATGGATGGCCAAATGGGCTTTCAGAACAGGAGCCTGAGACAACTTTGGTTAGTACTGGCCTTAGCTACAACAGATTACCGGCAGGGTAATCGTGGAGCTTTGATCAAAGAATTAAGAGATTACACCATGCCCGATTACAGTTTTGAGATCAGAGAGGGAGCCCTTGAATACCTTCATCAATTGCAGGCCCACGATGATCAATCGCTGAAATCCCTGGTAGATGCCTGTATGCATCCTAATTGGCGGTTCAGGAAAGCTGCAAGGGGTATGCTAAAGGAAGCCATTGGCACTCCTGCTTACCGGACCAAGCTTGTCGAGATGCTCGGCAGGTTAAAGGAGGATCAAAAGAAATACTTGGAATCGGTTCTAGGCGAATAG
- a CDS encoding FMN-binding glutamate synthase family protein → MDGFWNTFSLIPWWGWVLLFLLLIAIKDVFFNKRHTIKHNFPVIGHLRYILERIGPELRQYIVANNREELPFNRIERSWIYASAKNENNYEGFGTDRDIYAPNYIFINNAMFPFRLEKGHPNTNDPYFLPCAKVMGAGRRIRPFRPASVINVSAMSFGSLSARAIESLNRGCGLANAYHNTGEGGLSPYHCSGSDVVFHFGTGYFGVRDEAGNFSLQHLVKLTQEYPQIRAVEIKLSQGAKPGKGGVLPASKITAEIAAIRGVPKGKDVLSPPTHSAFQGTREMIDFIEELAQATGLPVGIKSAVGKLDDWRELAKIMQDTGRGPDFITIDGGEGGTGAAPPSFADHVALPWLFGFSDVYKIFKSHQLCERVVFVGSGKLGFPAKAAMAFAMGVDCINVAREAMMSIGCIQAQICHNNHCPSGVATQSKWRQSGINIQDKSTRTHFYFKNFRKELLEITHACGYEHPSQFTMDDVEFSLGDRNLLKTLADAFGYNKVKIPFTGIKDCMDCPHLGGNYEPKSAKKAVKQARKAAKVRY, encoded by the coding sequence ATGGATGGTTTTTGGAATACGTTTAGTCTGATACCCTGGTGGGGGTGGGTCCTGTTATTCCTGCTGCTAATAGCTATAAAGGATGTCTTTTTTAATAAAAGGCATACCATCAAGCACAATTTCCCCGTAATTGGCCATTTACGCTATATTCTGGAACGGATCGGTCCGGAACTGCGACAATATATTGTTGCCAATAACCGGGAGGAACTTCCCTTTAACCGTATCGAACGAAGTTGGATCTATGCCTCGGCCAAGAACGAGAACAATTACGAAGGATTTGGTACAGACCGGGATATCTATGCGCCCAACTACATCTTTATCAACAATGCCATGTTCCCCTTCAGATTGGAGAAGGGACACCCCAACACCAATGACCCTTATTTTTTACCCTGTGCAAAAGTAATGGGAGCTGGTCGACGGATCAGACCATTCAGGCCGGCCTCTGTGATCAATGTTTCGGCCATGAGTTTTGGATCCTTGTCTGCTCGAGCCATCGAATCCCTCAACAGGGGCTGCGGTTTGGCGAATGCTTATCACAACACCGGAGAGGGTGGCCTCTCTCCTTACCACTGCTCCGGGAGCGATGTGGTCTTTCATTTTGGTACAGGCTATTTCGGCGTTCGTGATGAAGCAGGTAATTTTTCGCTCCAGCACTTGGTGAAATTGACCCAGGAATACCCCCAGATCCGTGCGGTGGAGATCAAATTATCCCAGGGAGCAAAACCCGGGAAAGGTGGTGTATTGCCCGCTTCCAAGATCACGGCCGAGATCGCCGCAATCCGAGGCGTGCCTAAAGGAAAGGATGTGCTTTCCCCTCCCACCCATTCCGCATTCCAAGGTACCCGTGAAATGATAGACTTTATCGAAGAGCTTGCCCAAGCCACGGGTCTTCCGGTTGGAATCAAATCGGCAGTGGGGAAATTGGACGATTGGCGTGAGCTGGCCAAAATCATGCAAGATACTGGTAGAGGACCCGATTTTATTACCATAGACGGAGGTGAAGGTGGAACTGGTGCAGCCCCGCCTAGTTTTGCCGATCATGTTGCCCTGCCCTGGTTATTTGGATTCAGTGATGTCTATAAGATCTTTAAATCACATCAGCTTTGTGAACGGGTTGTCTTTGTGGGTAGCGGAAAATTGGGATTCCCTGCCAAAGCGGCCATGGCCTTTGCCATGGGTGTCGATTGTATTAACGTGGCTCGGGAAGCCATGATGTCTATCGGCTGTATACAAGCTCAGATCTGTCATAACAATCATTGCCCGAGCGGTGTGGCTACACAGAGCAAATGGCGACAAAGCGGTATCAATATCCAGGATAAGTCCACTCGGACTCACTTCTATTTTAAGAATTTCAGGAAGGAATTGCTTGAGATTACCCACGCCTGTGGATATGAACATCCATCGCAGTTTACCATGGATGATGTTGAGTTTTCACTGGGCGATAGAAATCTGCTCAAGACCTTGGCAGATGCCTTCGGGTACAACAAGGTGAAGATTCCGTTTACGGGTATTAAGGACTGTATGGACTGCCCTCATTTGGGCGGTAATTACGAACCTAAATCGGCCAAGAAAGCGGTAAAACAAGCACGCAAAGCGGCTAAAGTCCGTTATTAA
- a CDS encoding ATP-dependent helicase yields MQNYLDQLNEAQRAPTVHKDGPLMVIAGAGSGKTRVLTYRIAYLMSQGVDPFNILALTFTNKAAREMKKRIAEIVGNSEAKNLWMGTFHSIFARILRFEADKLGYPSNFTIYDTQDSQSLIRSIIKEMRLDKDIYKYKQVYSRISSYKNSLITVRAYFNNPELVEADAMARMPRMGDIYKEYVDRCFKAGAMDFDDLLLKTNELLTRFPEVLAKYQNRFRYILVDEYQDTNHSQYLIVRALSDRFQNICVVGDDAQSIYAFRGANINNILNFQKDYDNVSVYRLEQNYRSTKTIVRAANSLIEKNQSRLEKVVWTANDQGNPIKVNRSMTDADEGRFVAGSIFENQMNLQMQHKEFAVLYRTNAQSRAIEDALRKKDIPYRIYGGLSFYQRKEIKDVLAYLRLILNPSDEEALKRVINYPARGIGQTTVDKIVVAANERGVSMFEVMEQLQQNPINVNKGTQTKLENFVTMIRSFQVTNEQVDAFHIAEQVAKKTGLVQELKKDGTPEGIARIENIEELLNGIRDFVEGQKELADTTGSLTEFLEDVALATDLDNEKGDDNRVALMTVHLAKGLEFPFVYVVGMEEDLFPSAMNLNSRSELEEERRLFYVALTRAEKQAYLTYAQTRYRWGKLIDAEPSRFLDEIDEQYLDYLTPITETRFKPMIDADIFGEVDKSKLRLKKPVSGTPPKMPISAGTRKLRKVKPASSSPSNGASTPKVNLEVGNRVEHQRFGKGKVLKIEGVGADVKAEIQFEQGGLKKLLLRFAKLNVLD; encoded by the coding sequence TTGCAAAATTATTTAGATCAACTCAATGAAGCCCAACGGGCACCGACCGTTCACAAGGATGGACCTCTAATGGTCATCGCCGGGGCAGGCTCCGGAAAGACCAGGGTTTTAACCTATCGGATCGCCTATCTGATGTCCCAGGGAGTTGACCCCTTTAACATCCTGGCTTTGACCTTTACCAATAAGGCGGCCCGAGAGATGAAGAAACGTATCGCCGAGATAGTCGGCAATTCTGAAGCTAAAAATCTTTGGATGGGTACCTTTCACAGCATCTTTGCTCGAATACTTCGCTTTGAAGCCGACAAACTGGGCTATCCCTCAAACTTTACGATTTACGACACCCAGGATTCCCAGAGTCTGATCAGGAGTATCATCAAAGAGATGCGACTGGACAAGGACATCTACAAATACAAGCAGGTGTATTCCAGAATTTCCTCCTACAAGAATTCGCTGATCACGGTAAGGGCCTACTTCAACAATCCGGAGCTGGTAGAGGCAGACGCCATGGCCAGGATGCCGAGGATGGGAGACATTTACAAAGAATATGTGGATCGCTGCTTTAAGGCCGGAGCCATGGACTTCGACGATCTTCTCCTGAAGACCAATGAATTATTGACCCGTTTCCCTGAGGTATTGGCCAAATACCAGAATCGATTCCGATATATCCTGGTGGACGAGTACCAGGATACCAATCACAGTCAGTATCTGATCGTTCGGGCCCTGAGCGATCGGTTTCAGAATATCTGTGTGGTCGGCGACGACGCCCAAAGTATATATGCCTTTAGGGGTGCGAATATCAACAACATCCTGAATTTTCAAAAGGATTACGACAATGTCAGTGTATATCGGTTGGAGCAGAATTATCGGTCGACCAAAACGATAGTCAGAGCAGCCAATAGTTTGATCGAGAAGAACCAGTCTCGTTTAGAGAAGGTGGTCTGGACGGCCAACGACCAGGGAAATCCCATCAAGGTGAATCGCAGCATGACGGATGCCGACGAAGGCCGTTTTGTTGCAGGTTCAATCTTTGAGAACCAGATGAACCTGCAGATGCAACACAAGGAATTTGCAGTGCTCTATCGTACTAATGCACAGTCCAGGGCTATTGAGGACGCACTGCGGAAAAAGGACATTCCCTATCGAATATATGGAGGTCTGAGTTTTTACCAGCGCAAGGAGATCAAGGATGTACTGGCCTATTTACGGCTCATACTCAATCCAAGCGATGAAGAAGCCCTGAAGCGAGTGATCAATTATCCGGCACGCGGGATCGGCCAGACCACTGTGGATAAGATCGTAGTGGCCGCTAACGAGCGGGGAGTTTCCATGTTCGAGGTGATGGAGCAATTACAGCAAAACCCCATCAACGTGAACAAAGGAACCCAAACCAAACTAGAGAACTTTGTCACCATGATCCGATCCTTCCAAGTGACCAATGAGCAGGTGGATGCCTTCCACATAGCGGAACAGGTTGCCAAAAAGACCGGCTTGGTTCAGGAACTCAAGAAAGATGGTACCCCGGAAGGAATTGCCCGAATTGAGAACATAGAGGAATTGCTCAATGGTATTCGGGATTTTGTGGAAGGTCAGAAAGAACTGGCGGACACTACCGGCTCCCTGACCGAATTCTTAGAGGACGTGGCTCTGGCCACAGACCTGGATAATGAGAAAGGAGACGATAACCGGGTTGCCCTGATGACGGTCCACTTGGCAAAGGGTTTAGAATTTCCATTCGTCTATGTGGTGGGAATGGAAGAAGACCTTTTCCCTAGTGCCATGAATCTAAATTCCAGATCGGAGTTGGAGGAGGAGCGAAGACTGTTTTATGTGGCACTGACACGGGCCGAAAAACAAGCCTACCTAACCTATGCTCAAACCAGGTATCGTTGGGGTAAGTTGATCGATGCCGAACCAAGCCGATTTTTAGATGAGATCGATGAGCAATACTTGGATTATTTAACCCCGATCACCGAAACCCGGTTCAAACCCATGATCGATGCGGACATTTTTGGGGAGGTAGACAAATCCAAATTGCGCTTAAAGAAACCAGTGTCAGGAACCCCACCCAAGATGCCGATATCTGCAGGAACCCGAAAATTGCGGAAGGTCAAACCCGCATCGAGTTCCCCTTCCAATGGCGCCAGTACTCCCAAAGTCAATCTGGAAGTAGGAAACCGGGTGGAGCATCAGCGTTTTGGAAAGGGCAAGGTGCTTAAGATCGAAGGTGTTGGCGCCGATGTCAAGGCCGAGATCCAATTTGAGCAGGGTGGCTTAAAAAAACTATTGCTTCGCTTTGCTAAGCTGAATGTCCTGGATTAG
- a CDS encoding DsrE family protein: MRQSIFCLFLMITAVITAQKTKKPGPVIMSYGPTSAVEDPDFVMDKAAEYKVLFDVTTSSESKPDQVNKGLETAARFLNMHVGAGKDPKTLNPVMIVHGGASYGLLRNEFYKEKYGVDNPNIGLIEELDRAGVEIYICGQTAAHRDIGEEKRLQEVKLALSAMTVLIELQQQGFAVITLK; encoded by the coding sequence ATGCGGCAATCCATCTTCTGCCTGTTTCTTATGATCACGGCCGTGATCACAGCTCAGAAAACCAAAAAGCCAGGTCCGGTAATTATGAGCTACGGCCCGACATCTGCAGTCGAAGATCCTGATTTTGTCATGGACAAGGCGGCGGAGTACAAAGTGCTCTTCGACGTTACCACCTCCAGTGAGTCCAAACCGGATCAGGTAAACAAAGGATTGGAGACTGCGGCCAGATTTCTGAATATGCATGTAGGCGCTGGCAAGGATCCAAAGACCTTAAATCCGGTTATGATCGTACATGGAGGGGCTAGTTACGGATTGCTTAGAAACGAATTCTACAAAGAAAAATACGGTGTGGACAACCCCAACATTGGTCTGATCGAAGAATTGGACAGGGCCGGTGTAGAAATCTATATCTGTGGGCAAACGGCAGCTCATAGGGATATTGGTGAAGAGAAGCGACTGCAAGAGGTCAAACTGGCCCTCTCTGCCATGACCGTACTGATCGAACTACAACAACAGGGATTTGCCGTGATCACCTTAAAATGA
- a CDS encoding acyltransferase family protein, which yields MRRFDMDWLRVLVFGLLILYHVGMFFVPWGWHIKNNEISLDLQWPMLFVNQWRLPILFVISGMGTYYAFGKRSAGQFAKERLIRLFIPLAVGMFLIVPPQVYIERIATGQFSGGYFDFWPAHAFSGGTYPDGNLTWHHLWFLPYLLIFSLVLIPVFSYLRKNPQARFLKWTAGMYSNPWKIFLLIIPLYLAEAFLEPFFPVTHALVGDWFALAFFLVLFFYGFLLIASGGRFWEFVARYRRIYLMCGIVGFTALIGIILLYPDSTWRHFTEAGIKVFNIWSWILAIFGYGSAYLNKPSRALAYANQAVYPFYILHQTITLVVAYYLMDLNWSVTTKFVILTVVTFGGSWLIYEFLIRRWKWIRPLFGLKVRRLNVDAYNNRNKELIQDIQLSKAKQ from the coding sequence ATGCGTAGATTTGATATGGATTGGTTAAGAGTATTGGTCTTTGGATTGTTAATACTTTATCATGTAGGGATGTTCTTTGTCCCTTGGGGGTGGCACATCAAGAACAATGAGATCTCCTTGGATCTACAGTGGCCTATGCTATTTGTAAATCAATGGCGGTTACCTATACTCTTTGTGATTTCCGGGATGGGAACTTACTACGCCTTTGGAAAACGTTCAGCTGGTCAATTTGCCAAGGAACGTCTCATCAGATTGTTCATCCCGCTGGCTGTAGGGATGTTTCTAATCGTTCCTCCTCAGGTCTATATTGAGCGAATAGCCACCGGACAATTCTCTGGTGGATATTTTGACTTTTGGCCAGCTCATGCCTTTTCAGGCGGCACCTATCCCGATGGTAATCTCACCTGGCATCATTTATGGTTCTTGCCGTATCTCTTGATCTTCTCTTTGGTTCTGATCCCGGTGTTCAGTTACTTGAGAAAGAACCCTCAAGCCAGGTTTCTAAAATGGACAGCCGGAATGTACAGTAATCCCTGGAAGATCTTTTTACTGATCATTCCACTTTACCTGGCCGAGGCCTTTTTGGAGCCCTTTTTTCCTGTTACCCATGCATTGGTCGGCGATTGGTTTGCCTTAGCCTTCTTTCTTGTTCTCTTCTTCTACGGTTTCCTTTTGATCGCATCTGGTGGAAGATTCTGGGAATTCGTTGCCAGGTATAGACGTATTTATCTGATGTGTGGAATCGTTGGTTTTACTGCATTGATTGGGATAATCTTGTTATATCCAGATTCAACCTGGCGTCATTTTACGGAGGCCGGAATCAAAGTCTTCAATATCTGGTCCTGGATATTGGCCATATTTGGTTACGGTAGTGCCTACCTGAACAAGCCTAGCAGGGCCTTGGCCTATGCCAACCAGGCGGTATATCCATTTTATATTCTGCATCAAACAATCACTTTAGTTGTAGCCTATTACTTAATGGACCTCAATTGGTCTGTCACCACCAAATTCGTAATTCTGACTGTGGTCACTTTTGGCGGCTCCTGGCTGATATACGAGTTTCTGATCAGGAGATGGAAATGGATACGCCCACTATTTGGGCTTAAGGTCAGGCGATTGAACGTGGATGCCTATAACAATAGAAATAAGGAACTAATCCAGGACATTCAGCTTAGCAAAGCGAAGCAATAG
- a CDS encoding amidohydrolase, which yields MKRFTIILVLSLISISAWAQAPIETSITEVESKVIEWRRDFHQYPELSNREFKTAEKIAAHLESLGMEVQTGIAHTGVVGILKGNKPGKVLALRADIDALPVTERADLPFKSEVTTTFRGVETGVMHACGHDTHIAILMGVAEVMSKHNDFAGTIKFIFQPAEEGAPPGEEGGAEMMVKEGVLTNPDVDAIFGLHIGSSQPINTIAYKSQGLLAASQSFEITVKGKQTHGSMPWGGIDPIMAAVKIIDGLQTIISRESPLTQEAAVLSIGKIAGGVRSNIIPEEVQIVGTLRTLDKGMQAMINRRMKEMVPAIAAAYRAEATIEIDKGYPITYNDPELTAQMVPSLKKAAGDNRVFEIGAITGAEDFSFFAQEVPGLYFFLGGMTPGNTTPFPHHTPDFYIDEGGMLLGVKAFVQLTMDYLGS from the coding sequence ATGAAGCGCTTTACAATTATTCTAGTACTGAGTTTGATCAGTATTTCAGCCTGGGCCCAGGCACCAATCGAAACAAGCATTACCGAGGTCGAATCCAAGGTGATCGAATGGAGGAGGGATTTCCATCAGTATCCTGAACTCTCTAACAGGGAATTCAAAACGGCCGAGAAGATAGCCGCACATCTAGAATCCCTCGGCATGGAAGTTCAGACGGGCATCGCCCATACCGGGGTAGTTGGAATCCTAAAGGGCAATAAACCAGGAAAGGTACTGGCACTAAGAGCAGATATTGATGCTCTTCCGGTCACAGAAAGGGCGGATCTGCCCTTCAAATCGGAGGTGACTACTACCTTCAGGGGTGTAGAGACCGGGGTGATGCACGCCTGTGGACATGATACACACATCGCCATCCTGATGGGAGTGGCCGAGGTAATGTCCAAGCATAATGACTTTGCCGGAACCATCAAATTCATTTTTCAACCCGCCGAGGAAGGAGCCCCTCCGGGAGAAGAAGGTGGTGCCGAAATGATGGTTAAAGAAGGAGTGTTGACCAATCCCGATGTGGACGCCATTTTTGGGTTGCACATAGGTTCCAGTCAGCCCATAAACACCATTGCTTACAAGTCCCAAGGACTTTTGGCGGCCTCGCAGAGCTTTGAGATAACGGTAAAAGGAAAACAAACACATGGTTCTATGCCTTGGGGCGGAATTGACCCCATCATGGCGGCTGTCAAGATCATTGACGGGCTTCAGACCATAATTTCCAGGGAATCGCCACTCACCCAGGAGGCAGCAGTGCTATCAATCGGTAAGATTGCAGGAGGTGTAAGGAGCAATATTATCCCTGAAGAGGTACAGATCGTGGGTACGCTGAGGACCCTGGACAAGGGCATGCAAGCCATGATCAACCGCAGGATGAAAGAAATGGTACCTGCCATAGCAGCTGCCTACAGGGCCGAGGCCACCATTGAGATCGACAAAGGCTATCCCATCACCTACAATGACCCTGAATTGACTGCCCAAATGGTGCCATCCCTAAAAAAGGCGGCAGGCGACAACCGAGTATTCGAGATCGGAGCCATTACCGGAGCCGAGGATTTCTCCTTTTTTGCTCAAGAGGTTCCCGGTCTTTATTTCTTCCTGGGAGGAATGACTCCGGGAAACACTACTCCTTTCCCCCACCATACTCCTGATTTTTACATAGATGAAGGGGGAATGTTACTAGGTGTGAAGGCTTTCGTTCAGCTCACTATGGATTACCTCGGATCATAG